In Halarcobacter bivalviorum, a genomic segment contains:
- a CDS encoding YitT family protein codes for MSTIFNKNELKNIFYILLGTICISISVVLFFIPHNFTTGGTPGAAILLHKLSDFSVGTMVIAINIPLLIWGMKYFGKLFALKTVITVALISIFIDLFSYTLNFDLLISNILVAAIFGGVIIGFGVGFIIKGNSSAGGSTIIAKIIASNSHIKPAQVILISDIIIVVSSIYVFKDFEKAVLSIMSIYATAKAIDIVLTGTLTTKVIHITTSKPQELGAQITKRLGHEGTLIQGDALNKQDDKTLIFMVIDVKKLGELREIIEQTDKDAFMIVMEASEMLGRGH; via the coding sequence ATGTCAACAATTTTTAATAAAAATGAATTGAAAAATATTTTTTATATCCTTCTTGGTACTATTTGTATCTCTATTTCTGTTGTACTATTTTTTATTCCTCACAACTTTACTACGGGTGGAACACCAGGAGCTGCAATTTTATTACATAAGCTAAGTGATTTTTCTGTGGGAACAATGGTTATTGCAATAAATATACCTCTTTTAATTTGGGGAATGAAATATTTTGGAAAGTTATTTGCCCTAAAAACAGTTATCACTGTAGCACTAATCTCTATATTTATTGATTTGTTTTCATATACACTAAACTTTGATTTACTTATTTCAAATATTCTTGTTGCTGCTATCTTTGGTGGAGTAATTATTGGTTTTGGTGTAGGTTTTATAATCAAAGGAAACTCTAGTGCAGGTGGTTCAACTATTATTGCAAAAATCATAGCTTCAAATTCTCATATTAAACCTGCTCAAGTAATTCTTATTAGTGATATTATTATTGTAGTAAGCTCTATTTATGTATTTAAAGATTTTGAAAAAGCTGTTTTAAGTATTATGAGTATTTACGCAACTGCAAAGGCTATTGATATTGTATTAACTGGTACTTTAACTACAAAGGTTATTCATATTACAACTTCAAAACCACAAGAGTTAGGAGCGCAGATCACTAAAAGACTTGGACATGAGGGTACACTTATTCAAGGAGATGCTCTAAATAAACAAGATGATAAAACTCTTATTTTTATGGTTATTGATGTGAAAAAACTGGGAGAGTTAAGAGAGATTATTGAACAAACAGACAAAGATGCTTTCATGATTGTAATGGAAGCATCTGAGATGTTAGGACGAGGTCATTAA
- a CDS encoding tetratricopeptide repeat protein gives MEELDLFYSQMSEASTLTKEKKFEEALNLYAKIFEEYLDTKEERIKEYLPYTLYNKALIYANKKEYKKELELYNELLSKFISNISSDSELIFSKAYMNKAVCIQELKGERDSLEVYKEFLQNFKETKNKKILEDIVQAKYNLAFLLGKEEKDKESIEAYEDLIATFKNFEEEYFLEFVAKALVNKANKHKELYEFDKAIELFDEVIKSYQQFVRQVAISYHNKAAILAELQEEEKLKTICDEIIEKFSNVHDEFIMNIVSSAEVLKDKDKFNKNCF, from the coding sequence ATGGAAGAGTTAGATCTTTTTTATTCACAAATGAGTGAAGCTTCAACTTTAACAAAAGAGAAAAAGTTTGAAGAAGCATTAAATCTTTATGCAAAAATTTTTGAAGAGTATTTGGATACAAAAGAAGAGAGAATTAAAGAGTATCTTCCTTATACTTTATATAACAAAGCATTAATCTATGCAAACAAAAAAGAGTATAAAAAAGAGTTAGAGCTTTATAATGAACTTCTTTCAAAATTTATCTCAAATATCTCTTCTGATAGTGAGCTTATTTTTTCAAAAGCTTATATGAATAAAGCGGTTTGTATTCAAGAATTAAAAGGGGAAAGAGACTCTTTAGAAGTTTATAAAGAGTTTCTTCAAAACTTCAAAGAGACAAAAAATAAAAAGATATTAGAAGATATTGTTCAAGCAAAATATAATCTAGCTTTTTTATTAGGAAAAGAAGAAAAAGATAAAGAGTCAATTGAAGCTTATGAAGATTTAATTGCTACTTTTAAAAACTTTGAAGAGGAATATTTTTTAGAGTTTGTAGCAAAAGCTTTAGTAAATAAAGCAAATAAACACAAAGAGCTTTATGAGTTTGATAAAGCTATTGAACTTTTTGATGAGGTAATTAAAAGCTATCAACAATTTGTAAGACAAGTTGCAATTTCTTATCATAATAAAGCAGCTATCTTAGCAGAACTTCAAGAAGAAGAGAAGTTGAAAACTATTTGTGATGAGATTATTGAGAAGTTTTCAAATGTTCATGATGAATTCATCATGAACATTGTATCTTCAGCAGAAGTTCTAAAAGATAAGGACAAATTTAACAAAAACTGTTTTTAA
- a CDS encoding GNAT family N-acetyltransferase — translation MSNIIIRDAVVEDSQTILNFITELAIYEKAEHEVKTNVEQIKKTIFGENSTVNAFICEEDGVAIGFAVYFYNYSTWLGKNGIYLEDLYVSKDKRGVGAGKAILKHLVKKAYEEGCGRVEWSCIDWNTPSREFYESIGAASQEEWIGYRLEGDTLANFANS, via the coding sequence ATGTCAAATATTATAATTAGAGATGCAGTAGTTGAAGATTCTCAAACTATTTTAAATTTTATTACAGAACTTGCTATTTATGAAAAAGCTGAACATGAAGTAAAAACTAATGTGGAGCAAATTAAAAAAACTATTTTTGGTGAAAACTCAACTGTTAATGCTTTTATTTGTGAAGAAGATGGAGTTGCAATTGGTTTTGCAGTTTATTTTTATAACTATTCAACTTGGCTTGGAAAAAATGGTATTTATTTAGAAGATTTATATGTATCTAAAGATAAAAGAGGTGTTGGAGCTGGAAAAGCTATCTTAAAGCATCTTGTAAAAAAAGCTTATGAAGAAGGTTGTGGAAGAGTAGAATGGTCTTGTATAGATTGGAATACTCCTTCAAGAGAATTTTATGAATCTATTGGTGCAGCATCACAAGAAGAGTGGATTGGTTATAGATTAGAAGGTGATACTTTAGCAAATTTTGCTAATAGTTAA